In the genome of Candoia aspera isolate rCanAsp1 chromosome 1, rCanAsp1.hap2, whole genome shotgun sequence, one region contains:
- the IFT70B gene encoding intraflagellar transport protein 70B, producing MATGVASIADGEFTAAIYGLIRAGRFAEAVGILSSELQRSCRSRAGLSLLGYCYYQLQDFPAAAECYEQLGVLHPELHEYRLYHAQALYKAGLYGEALRATVPLLDVPAFQSRALRLQAAAHYAQGDLSSAKALVELQLASATEGSPGAPEDPSELPDAEVNMGCLLYREGQHEEACSKFASAMQVLGYCPELSYNMALCCYAAKQYAPALKHIADIIERGMQQHPELSVGTNTEGLDVRSVGNTLLLHRTALVEAFNLKAAIEYQLCNLQAAQEALTDMPPRAEEELDPVTLHNQALMNMDRRPTEGFEKLQFLLQQNPCPPETFGNLLLLYCKYQYYDLAADVLAENAHLTYKLLTPYLYNYLDAMITCQTAPDEAFHKLDELAGALTEQLRKLTKEVQESRKNRDDEALRKAVNEYDETLEKYVPVFMAQAKIYWDMENYPMLEKMFHKSVDFCKDHEVWKLNVAHVLFMQENKYKEAIGFYEPIVKKHYDNILQVSAIVLANLCVSYIMTSQNEEAEELMRKIEKEEEQLSYHEPDKKIYHLCIVNLVIGTLYCAKGNFDFGISRVIKSLEPYNKKLGTDTWYYAKRCFLSLLENMCKHVIMVRDSVIQECIQFLEHCEVYGRNIPTVIEQPLEEEKMHSGKNTVTYEARQLRALMYEVIGWNK from the coding sequence ATGGCCACTGGGGTGGCCTCTATCGCCGACGGGGAATTCACGGCGGCGATTTACGGGCTGATCCGGGCCGGGCGGTTCGCGGAGGCGGTGGGGATCTTAAGCAGCGAGTTGCAGAGGAGCTGCCGGTCGCGGGCCGGCCTCTCGCTGCTTGGCTACTGCTACTACCAACTGCAGGATTTCCCGGCGGCGGCCGAGTGCTATGAGCAGCTGGGGGTGCTGCACCCCGAACTCCACGAGTACCGGCTCTATCACGCGCAGGCGCTCTACAAGGCCGGGCTCTACGGCGAGGCCCTGCGCGCCACCGTCCCGTTGCTCGACGTCCCGGCCTTCCAGAGCCGAGCGCTGCGCCTGCAGGCGGCGGCCCACTACGCCCAGGGCGACCTCTCCAGCGCCAAGGCCCTGGTGGAGCTGCAGCTGGCATCCGCCACCGAAGGCAGCCCCGGCGCCCCCGAGGACCCCTCCGAGCTGCCAGATGCGGAGGTGAACATGGGCTGCCTGCTCTACCGCGAAGGGCAGCACGAGGAAGCCTGCAGCAAGTTTGCCTCTGCCATGCAAGTGCTGGGCTACTGCCCAGAGCTGTCCTACAACATGGCACTGTGCTGCTATGCTGCCAAGCAGTATGCCCCTGCCCTGAAGCATATTGCGGACATCATTGAGCGTGGCATGCAGCAGCATCCAGAGCTGAGTGTGGGGACGAATACTGAAGGCCTGGATGTCCGCAGCGTGGGCAATACATTGCTCCTGCATCGGACAGCCCTGGTGGAGGCCTTCAATCTGAAAGCTGCCATTGAATACCAGCTGTGCAACCTACAGGCAGCTCAGGAGGCCCTTACAGATATGCCCCCTCGGGCTGAGGAGGAGCTGGACCCAGTCACTTTGCACAACCAGGCTCTAATGAACATGGACAGGAGACCCACAGAAGGCTTTGAGAAACTTCAGTTCCTTCTGCAGCAGAACCCTTGCCCGCCAGAAACATTTGGGAATTTGCTGCTTCTGTACTGCAAATATCAATACTATGACCTTGCTGCAGATGTGCTGGCTGAGAATGCTCACTTGACCTATAAACTTCTCACACCTTATTTGTACAACTACTTAGATGCTATGATTACCTGCCAAACTGCCCCTGATGAGGCATTTCATAAGCTTGATGAACTGGCAGGGGCTCTAACAGAGCAGCTGAGAAAGCTGACCAAGGAGGTACAGGAGTCTAGGAAAAATCGAGATGATGAGGCTCTAAGGAAAGCTGTGAATGAGTATGATGAGACATTGGAGAAATACGTTCCTGTCTTTATGGCCCAGGCCAAGATTTATTGGGACATGGAGAACTATCCCATGCTGGAGAAAATGTTCCATAAGTCAGTAGATTTCTGCAAGGATCATGAAGTATGGAAACTTAATGTGGCTCATGTACTATTCATGCAAGAGAACAAATACAAAGAGGCAATTGGTTTTTATGAGCCCATTGTAAAAAAACACTATGATAACATCCTTCAAGTTAGTGCCATTGTTTTGGCTAACCTGTGCGTTTCTTATATTATGACTAGTCAAAATGAAGAAGCAGAGGAGCTGATGAGAAAGattgaaaaggaagaagaacagcTTTCTTACCATGAACCTGATAAAAAGATCTATCATCTCTGTATTGTCAATCTAGTTATTGGGACTCTCTACTGTGCCAAAGGAAACTTTGACTTCGGCATTTCTAGAGTGATTAAGAGTTTAGAACCTTATAACAAAAAGTTGGGCACAGATACTTGGTATTATGCTAAAAGATGTTTCTTGTCACTGTTAGAAAATATGTGTAAGCATGTGATCATGGTGCGGGACAGCGTCATTCAAGAATGCATCCAGTTTCTTGAGCACTGTGAAGTGTACGGCCGAAATATCCCGACGGTGATAGAACAACCCCTTGAGGAAGAGAAGATGCACAGTGGGAAGAACACCGTTACCTATGAAGCCAGGCAGCTGCGGGCACTGATGTATGAAGTTATTGGGTGGAATAAGTAA